The genomic stretch CGGAAACCCTTCACTCCAGGTAAAATTTCTTTTCCTTAGATCAAGTAATAAATATGGGTTCCTAATTTGATTTCGCTTCTCAATCAATATAGGTAACCAGATATGACAAGTTAATTAGTTTCAGTTCATGTCACAAACCCTTACTATTTATTGCTTTACATAAAAAGGAATGTACCACTTGCCTCATCTATGATCAAACAGacgaaaaaggaagaaaatggaaaataaagagAGGAATTGTAAATTGAAAATcgacttcttttggttttgattttgagaaGCGTAATTTCAACTGATTGCAGTGCATTGATGTATCGAGGTGCAATAATGTGAGTTCACGAGGCTTACTTTCGGTTGTTAGAGGACATAAGGGTCTGCATCAGATCACCACTGGTTACAGTTTTTCTGTAAGTTCGTTTAAGTGCCTTCGCACTCTTTGCTGACACTGTTATCTCAGTAATTTCTGTACTGGAACATGGCTTAGTTGAATTTTGATTCTACAGGAGCTTTCCAAACCTCTTGTCTACAAACTGAGCGAGTTAAGAAACCTGAAATCCATTAATGTTTATGCGGCTGGAGTGTCTGATTGGAGCCTTGAGATCATTGGCAACAATTGCAAGCATTTGGTCGAAATTGGACTGAGCAAGTGCGCTGAGGTGACTAACTTAGGCGTCAAAAAGCTGGTCGCCAGCTGTTCTGATTTGAAGATACTTGATCTTACATGCTGCCATTTAATCACTGATGCAGCGCTTTCTGCTATAGCTGATTCCTGTAAGAATCTTTTGTGCCTCAAGTTGGAGTCTTGTAATTTGATCACACAGATGGGTCTTGGTTGCCTTGGATCATGTTGCCTGCTTTTAGAGGAGCTTGATCTCACCGATTGTATGGGTGTGAATGATGCAGGTAGAAAACAGTAAAACTTGAACTTGGTTTAGAGGTGCCCAAAGATGGATCAACTTGGCTTTGGCAAGTAAATTCCTACTTCCAAGATATCAAATTTAAACATGTATAACATTGTTATTTGCAGGACTTGAGCAATTGTCTAGATGTATGGACCTCCTGTGCTTAAAATTGGGACTTTGCATGAACATATCAGACAAGGGTCTGAGCCATATCGGACATAAATGCACAAAGCTGCTTGAACTCGATCTATACCGGTAatgttactattacttgtaataCCTCGATGGGCTTGTGTGAAAGCATATTCAGTCTAGAATGGCTTTGTTTATGTATGTGTTGCAGCTGCAAGGGCATTGGAGACTATGGATTAGCTGCCATTGCAAGTGGATGCAAGAAGCTAAAGAAGTTGAACATATGTTATTGTGTGGAGATCAGCGATGAAGGCCTAAAGCATCTAAGCACTCTAGAGGAGCTAGTTGACTTGGAGATGCGTAGCTTATTGAAGGTCACTAGTGTGGGACTGACAGCTATTGCAGTTGGGTGCAAGAGCCTGGCAGAATTAGACATGAAGAGGTGCTGTGGTGTCTGTGATGCAGGTTTTTGGGCCCTTGCCCACTACTCACCAAACATCCGGCAGGTTGGTTACTTCCCTGACTGTCATCGATCAACCAATTCACAGAAGAAATGCATCTTTAGTTCTATACTATGAATTATGTgggaaaatttgtttttgtgcAGATAAACCTGAGCCAATGCCGGATTTCAGATGTAGCGTTGTACATTGCGATGGGGAAAATGAAATGCCTACAGGTTGCGAAGCTGGTGCACCTCACCCATGTCTCAGTGGAAGGGTTTGAACTAGCTCTTAGAGCTTCCTGTATTCGACTCAAGAAGCTGAAGTTGCTTAGCACTCTTATGTTCTTGCTGTCCTCGGAGCTGCTCCAGGTGCTGCAAGCCCGGGGTTGCAAGATTAGGTGGATGGAAAAGGCTTTGATTTTGGATTAACATGGACCATGTTTCTTCTACTTCTACTTCTACTACTTCTATGGGTGGTCCACCTAGCCAAAGGTGGCTGGCTGTGTGGCACCTGGAATAGGGTGGATACATGAACCAAAACATCCTCTTCtgagaagatgaaaagaatatTGAATGGCTAGCAATTGTACAAGATATGAGCTGTATACCCTTTTCTTTATCATTACTCAGCCTGAAACAAAACATTAGAACCGTTGGTTGGATAGATTTCTAGTTTTTGGTTGGCCAAAACGTGGTCCTAGAGAAGATGTGGAATCCGCTTTTTAGAAAAGAATAAAGTGCGGGTGAGCGAATGAATGATGTGGAATCCATATCCATCAAACATTTATCATTTTAGTGCGTATTTGAATATTTGTGTGATTCATCTTATCGTTTTAGATGCACCAAATAGCCCCTCACCCTTGCTCATGTTTCTAAAATTTGGATTGGATTAGTCAGTATTGATTAGATCAGAATGGTATTGGCTCTTGATCAATCTCAGATCCTgacatttttttctattctcaTACATATGTATGGTAGATCTATTTGATATggtaaaattgtaataaaattgatattttttaagaaGTTTGATTTAGCCAATTGGCATTGATATCAAAATGATATCAGTCTTGATCAATCTCTGACTGTTCTAGAGTTTTAGAATCTTGCTGCGAAATTCTGATTGCAATGATCTTTCCTCGTACATCTGCAATCTACAAGGTGGTATGCAGGTTGCAGAGTACATATTTTGGGAAACTGTATAAATTTGTTTGGTtggctagaaaaaaaaaaaaaaaaactcattattGATTTCATCCTTTCTAAAACTTGTCATTGCTTTTAGACAAAAGGTTTTATGCACGACTCCTCCAACCAAGAGGGATCTGTTATTATACATTTGTCCCCTATACTCATCTAAAGTTTGAAAGACAACCGCGTAGCAGTGCATAGGTTTTACTTTTTATCTTGTTCTTTTATTCATTTCTGGTCAACCAAACACACCTGGTCAAGGAAAACTGAGCAGTTGGCAAAGCAGGGTTGGGCCTTGATCTCCTATTCAAATCCTCCCACTGAACAATGCAGTGCATGCAAGCCCTGCCCCACCTCAGACCACCCCTTGGGCGCCCAGCTAGTGGTGGCCTATGC from Macadamia integrifolia cultivar HAES 741 chromosome 11, SCU_Mint_v3, whole genome shotgun sequence encodes the following:
- the LOC122094307 gene encoding F-box/LRR-repeat protein 3 isoform X2 gives rise to the protein MTMTMMMMEAMVAKASVRFPSILTVLTEDLLLRILDMLIENSHRKSWSLVCKEFLRLESIHRRSLRVFRHDSLPRLLRRYQFLDLLDLSACPCVDDATMALLFGSPYISFSARWIKTLVLSRTSALRSGGLEVVVRSFPCLQEIDLSYCCGFGDRDASALSHAQGLKVLKLVKCLRVTDFGLAKIVVGCVKLENLSLKWCLKITDLGIELLSKKCTALRILDLSYLKVTNKSLHSISSLWRLEVLYMVGCSSVDDDGLHFLSNGNPSLQCIDVSRCNNVSSRGLLSVVRGHKGLHQITTGYSFSELSKPLVYKLSELRNLKSINVYAAGVSDWSLEIIGNNCKHLVEIGLSKCAEMGLGCLGSCCLLLEELDLTDCMGVNDAGLEQLSRCMDLLCLKLGLCMNISDKGLSHIGHKCTKLLELDLYRCKGIGDYGLAAIASGCKKLKKLNICYCVEISDEGLKHLSTLEELVDLEMRSLLKVTSVGLTAIAVGCKSLAELDMKRCCGVCDAGFWALAHYSPNIRQINLSQCRISDVALYIAMGKMKCLQVAKLVHLTHVSVEGFELALRASCIRLKKLKLLSTLMFLLSSELLQVLQARGCKIRWMEKALILD
- the LOC122094307 gene encoding F-box/LRR-repeat protein 3 isoform X1; its protein translation is MTMTMMMMEAMVAKASVRFPSILTVLTEDLLLRILDMLIENSHRKSWSLVCKEFLRLESIHRRSLRVFRHDSLPRLLRRYQFLDLLDLSACPCVDDATMALLFGSPYISFSARWIKTLVLSRTSALRSGGLEVVVRSFPCLQEIDLSYCCGFGDRDASALSHAQGLKVLKLVKCLRVTDFGLAKIVVGCVKLENLSLKWCLKITDLGIELLSKKCTALRILDLSYLKVTNKSLHSISSLWRLEVLYMVGCSSVDDDGLHFLSNGNPSLQCIDVSRCNNVSSRGLLSVVRGHKGLHQITTGYSFSELSKPLVYKLSELRNLKSINVYAAGVSDWSLEIIGNNCKHLVEIGLSKCAEVTNLGVKKLVASCSDLKILDLTCCHLITDAALSAIADSCKNLLCLKLESCNLITQMGLGCLGSCCLLLEELDLTDCMGVNDAGLEQLSRCMDLLCLKLGLCMNISDKGLSHIGHKCTKLLELDLYRCKGIGDYGLAAIASGCKKLKKLNICYCVEISDEGLKHLSTLEELVDLEMRSLLKVTSVGLTAIAVGCKSLAELDMKRCCGVCDAGFWALAHYSPNIRQINLSQCRISDVALYIAMGKMKCLQVAKLVHLTHVSVEGFELALRASCIRLKKLKLLSTLMFLLSSELLQVLQARGCKIRWMEKALILD